A genomic stretch from Lathyrus oleraceus cultivar Zhongwan6 chromosome 2, CAAS_Psat_ZW6_1.0, whole genome shotgun sequence includes:
- the LOC127121053 gene encoding uncharacterized protein LOC127121053 has product MNTTCQLKYQIIATLTQGMKTNSNLIKFTQLLITLSLFSFIFSPSSLFVFLHYFKFYFSTLPFQLYTHNIDKNSMFILCNGLLVFVGLTKSFSSSSCDTDDDKPSNDSQYLSSAQYIEVEDEEGSQSHILDVEVNKPMLEREGEKRTCELDEQGAEEEEEKVEEENIEKMILIGEEEEEEMKEVEEEEVELFDGDDEVEDKGSEFDFVVIEENNIEEEEEEDYVEEEEESCILSTEELNQKFENFIRKMKEDLRMDARRHLVMV; this is encoded by the coding sequence ATGAACACTACTTGTCAACTCAAATACCAAATCATAGCAACACTAACTCAGGGGATGAAGACTAATTCCAATCTCATTAAATTTACACAATTACTCATTACACTATCTTTATTTTCCTTCATCTTTTCACCTTCTTCCTTATTTGTTTTCCTCCATTACTTCAAATTCTATTTCTCTACTTTACCTTTTCAACTCTATACTCACAACATAGACAAGAACAGCATGTTCATCCTTTGTAATGGTCTCCTTGTTTTTGTTGGTTTAACCAAATCTTTCTCAAGTTCTTCTTGTGATACCGATGATGATAAACCTTCCAATGACTCACAATATTTATCATCTGCACAATATATTGAAGTTGAAGATGAAGAAGGTTCGCAATCTCATATCCTCGATGTTGAGGTTAATAAGCCAATGTTGGAGAGAGAAGGTGAGAAGAGAACGTGTGAATTAGATGAACAAGGTGCTGAAGAAGAGGAAGAAAAAGTAGAAGAAGAAAACATAGAAAAGATGATTTTAAtaggtgaagaagaagaagaagagatgaaggaggtagaagaagaagaagttgaaCTATTTGATGGAGACGACGAAGTGGAAGATAAAGGATCAGAATTTGATTTCGTTGTAATTGAAGAAAACAATAtagaagaagaggaagaagaagattatgtagaagaagaagaagaaagttGTATATTAAGTACAGAAGAGTTAAACCAAAAGTTCGAAAATTTTATCAGAAAGATGAAAGAAGATCTAAGAATGGATGCTAGACGGCATTTAGTAATGGTCTGA